Proteins found in one Ptychodera flava strain L36383 chromosome 16, AS_Pfla_20210202, whole genome shotgun sequence genomic segment:
- the LOC139152731 gene encoding flavin-containing monooxygenase 5-like isoform X1, with the protein MSSKRVAIIGAGVSGLVSIKSCLEEGLTPVCFEKSDRIAGLWNYSDIPREGDGGALYECLVTNSSKEMMYFSDFPFKKEYPPYLTPPLVLNYYKDYADHFELHKYIKLKTTVTKVVKSEDFSETGRWIVRTQEEGQAEKQEIFDAIMVCTGIYTKPFIPDCEGLDQFQGEKLHSNEFRRGRDFAGKTVVVVGDSHSAGDVATDSSRHAKKVYLSMRDGTWVVLRMGPGAMTSDQIANKRFNHVIPDSLRQFIVEKIVQSKIDHEKLGLKSSRRMFSGSVMVNDDIHNRIFCGSLKCKPEIQSFSKHGVKFVDGSEVNDLDAVVFATGYNIEFPFIDGSILADNFKDLELYFHVFPPRLEKNTLALIGGVATVGAQGPVFELQARWATRVFKGVASLPDRKPCWKMSGQKGNSLQEIRKTQSFFSSGSISRRNSRSDRCETKVLEGAPY; encoded by the exons ATGTCTTCAAAACGGGTAGCTATCATTGGTGCAGGAGTCAGTGGTTTGGTTTCTATCAAAAGCTGTCTTGAGGAAGGATTGACACCGGTTTGTTTCGAGAAGTCGGATCGCATTG CTGGATTATGGAACTACAGCGACATCCCACGTGAAGGCGACGGCGGCGCCCTCTACGAATGCCTGGTGACCAATTCCAGCAAAGAAATGATGTATTTCAGTGACTTTCCATTCAAAAAAGAATACCCTCCCTACCTGACACCACCCTTGGTCCTCAACTATTATAAAGATTATGCAGATCACTTTGAACTTCACAAATACATCAAACTGAAAACCACTGTGACTAAAGTTGTCAAATCCGAGGATTTCAGCGAAACAGGAAGGTGGATCGTTCGCACACAAGAGGAAGGCcaagcagaaaaacaagagattTTCGACGCAATAATGGTCTGTACGGGTATATACACCAAGCCTTTCATACCGGACTGCGAGGGACTCGATCAATTCCAGGGCGAGAAACTTCACAGCAACGAATTCAGGAGAGGTCGGGACTTCGCTGGCAAAACAGTTGTTGTTGTCG GAGACTCACATTCGGCTGGTGACGTCGCCACAGACAGCAGTCGACATGCTAAAAAG GTTTATCTCAGTATGAGAGATGGAACTTGGGTTGTGCTGCGTATGGGACCAGGTGCGATGACGTCAGACCAGATCGCCAACAAACGCTTCAACCATGTGATTCCGGACAGCCTGCGACAGTTCATCGTCGAAAAGATAGTCCAGTCCAAAATTGATCATGAAAAACTTGGGCTCAAATCGTCCCGTCGCATGTTCAGCGGTTCGGTGATGGTGAACGACGACATTCACAATCGCATCTTCTGTGGCTCACTGAAATGCAAGCCGGAAATCCAAAGCTTCTCAAAGCATGGCGTCAAGTTCGTCGACGGATCAGAAGTGAACGATCTCGATGCTGTGGTGTTTGCGACGGGATACAACATCGAGTTTCCTTTCATCGATGGTTCAATTCTTGCAG acAACTTTAAAGACCTTGAGTTATATTTCCACGTCTTCCCTCCTCGTCTTGAGAAGAACACATTGGCTCTCATCGGAGGCGTGGCCACAGTCGGAGCCCAGGGCCCAGTCTTTGAGCTTCAGGCCAGGTGGGCGACGAGGGTTTTCAAAGGCGTAGCGTCGCTGCCCGACAGGAAACCATGTTGGAAGATGTCAGGACAGAAAGGAAACTCTTTGCAAGAGATTCGGAAAACCCAGAGTTTTT tttccTCCGGTTCCATATCAAGAAGAAATAGCAGATCAGATCGGTGTGAGACCAAAGTTCTGGAGGGTGCTCCTTACTGA
- the LOC139152731 gene encoding flavin-containing monooxygenase 5-like isoform X2, protein MSSKRVAIIGAGVSGLVSIKSCLEEGLTPVCFEKSDRIAGLWNYSDIPREGDGGALYECLVTNSSKEMMYFSDFPFKKEYPPYLTPPLVLNYYKDYADHFELHKYIKLKTTVTKVVKSEDFSETGRWIVRTQEEGQAEKQEIFDAIMVCTGIYTKPFIPDCEGLDQFQGEKLHSNEFRRGRDFAGKTVVVVGDSHSAGDVATDSSRHAKKVYLSMRDGTWVVLRMGPGAMTSDQIANKRFNHVIPDSLRQFIVEKIVQSKIDHEKLGLKSSRRMFSGSVMVNDDIHNRIFCGSLKCKPEIQSFSKHGVKFVDGSEVNDLDAVVFATGYNIEFPFIDGSILADNFKDLELYFHVFPPRLEKNTLALIGGVATVGAQGPVFELQARWATRVFKGVASLPDRKPCWKMSGQKGNSLQEIRKTQSFFSSGSISRRNSRSDRCETKVLEGAPY, encoded by the exons CTGGATTATGGAACTACAGCGACATCCCACGTGAAGGCGACGGCGGCGCCCTCTACGAATGCCTGGTGACCAATTCCAGCAAAGAAATGATGTATTTCAGTGACTTTCCATTCAAAAAAGAATACCCTCCCTACCTGACACCACCCTTGGTCCTCAACTATTATAAAGATTATGCAGATCACTTTGAACTTCACAAATACATCAAACTGAAAACCACTGTGACTAAAGTTGTCAAATCCGAGGATTTCAGCGAAACAGGAAGGTGGATCGTTCGCACACAAGAGGAAGGCcaagcagaaaaacaagagattTTCGACGCAATAATGGTCTGTACGGGTATATACACCAAGCCTTTCATACCGGACTGCGAGGGACTCGATCAATTCCAGGGCGAGAAACTTCACAGCAACGAATTCAGGAGAGGTCGGGACTTCGCTGGCAAAACAGTTGTTGTTGTCG GAGACTCACATTCGGCTGGTGACGTCGCCACAGACAGCAGTCGACATGCTAAAAAG GTTTATCTCAGTATGAGAGATGGAACTTGGGTTGTGCTGCGTATGGGACCAGGTGCGATGACGTCAGACCAGATCGCCAACAAACGCTTCAACCATGTGATTCCGGACAGCCTGCGACAGTTCATCGTCGAAAAGATAGTCCAGTCCAAAATTGATCATGAAAAACTTGGGCTCAAATCGTCCCGTCGCATGTTCAGCGGTTCGGTGATGGTGAACGACGACATTCACAATCGCATCTTCTGTGGCTCACTGAAATGCAAGCCGGAAATCCAAAGCTTCTCAAAGCATGGCGTCAAGTTCGTCGACGGATCAGAAGTGAACGATCTCGATGCTGTGGTGTTTGCGACGGGATACAACATCGAGTTTCCTTTCATCGATGGTTCAATTCTTGCAG acAACTTTAAAGACCTTGAGTTATATTTCCACGTCTTCCCTCCTCGTCTTGAGAAGAACACATTGGCTCTCATCGGAGGCGTGGCCACAGTCGGAGCCCAGGGCCCAGTCTTTGAGCTTCAGGCCAGGTGGGCGACGAGGGTTTTCAAAGGCGTAGCGTCGCTGCCCGACAGGAAACCATGTTGGAAGATGTCAGGACAGAAAGGAAACTCTTTGCAAGAGATTCGGAAAACCCAGAGTTTTT tttccTCCGGTTCCATATCAAGAAGAAATAGCAGATCAGATCGGTGTGAGACCAAAGTTCTGGAGGGTGCTCCTTACTGA